The proteins below are encoded in one region of Alistipes indistinctus YIT 12060:
- a CDS encoding efflux RND transporter periplasmic adaptor subunit translates to MSFCAALMGGCKEAPAEIPVVGVEDVLVDNIEIYGDYVGLIKAASRVEINARVEGFLEKMTFEEGKRVRMNEPLFYINDDQYKARVEKAKAQLKKDEAQAAKAERDVQRLRPLYEQNAASQLDLDNAVAALDMARASVAMSKADLQQAELELSYTVVRSPLTGYISERYADIGSLVGKSNSTRLATVVKSDTVLVDFKLTALDYLRSQRRNVHLGELDTSRSWQPTVSVTLADNSAYGEKGIVDFASPQVDPQTGTFGVRAVLPNPHQVLLPGQFTRVRLLLDVLENVMVVPKKAISIEKGGAFIFVVRPDSIVEKRFIELGAEQGNRVVVDRGLSPDEKIVSEGYQKLKHGQHVTWTSDDRFTSEELRGDSQPDANPGEQRPAGKSGDAAARQPAAGQAAKGAKTAQDAEAVKAGPSSTNQNE, encoded by the coding sequence ATGTCGTTTTGTGCGGCTCTGATGGGGGGCTGCAAAGAGGCTCCGGCTGAGATTCCGGTGGTCGGGGTGGAAGATGTGTTGGTCGACAATATCGAAATTTACGGGGATTATGTCGGCCTGATCAAGGCGGCCAGCCGTGTCGAGATCAATGCCCGGGTCGAAGGGTTTCTCGAAAAAATGACGTTCGAAGAGGGCAAACGGGTCCGCATGAACGAACCCCTCTTTTATATCAATGACGATCAGTATAAGGCGCGCGTCGAAAAGGCGAAGGCGCAGCTCAAGAAGGACGAAGCGCAGGCGGCCAAGGCCGAACGCGACGTACAGCGCCTGCGTCCGCTTTATGAGCAGAATGCCGCGAGCCAGCTCGATCTGGACAATGCCGTAGCCGCGTTGGATATGGCTCGTGCGAGCGTGGCGATGAGCAAGGCCGATTTGCAGCAGGCCGAATTGGAGTTGAGTTACACGGTGGTGCGATCTCCGCTGACGGGCTATATCAGTGAACGGTACGCCGATATCGGCTCGTTGGTCGGCAAATCCAATTCCACACGGTTGGCTACCGTGGTCAAAAGCGATACGGTACTGGTCGATTTCAAACTGACGGCGCTCGATTACCTGCGCAGCCAACGGCGTAACGTCCATCTGGGCGAACTCGACACGTCTCGTTCGTGGCAGCCTACCGTTTCTGTGACATTGGCCGACAATTCGGCTTACGGTGAAAAAGGGATCGTCGATTTCGCGTCACCGCAGGTCGATCCCCAGACCGGGACTTTCGGGGTGCGTGCCGTATTGCCCAATCCGCACCAAGTGTTGTTACCGGGACAGTTTACGCGGGTCAGGTTGCTGCTCGACGTGCTGGAAAACGTAATGGTGGTACCCAAGAAGGCGATTTCAATCGAAAAGGGCGGTGCGTTTATTTTCGTCGTCCGGCCAGACAGTATCGTCGAAAAACGGTTTATCGAGTTGGGTGCCGAACAGGGCAACCGCGTGGTAGTGGACAGGGGGTTGTCTCCGGACGAGAAAATCGTATCCGAGGGGTATCAGAAACTCAAGCACGGCCAGCATGTGACGTGGACTTCGGACGACAGGTTCACTTCGGAAGAATTGAGGGGTGATAGTCAGCCGGATGCGAATCCGGGTGAGCAACGGCCGGCCGGAAAATCCGGGGATGCAGCCGCACGACAGCCGGCAGCAGGGCAGGCTGCCAAGGGGGCTAAAACCGCACAAGATGCCGAAGCTGTCAAGGCAGGGCCATCCAGTACTAACCAAAACGAATAG
- a CDS encoding efflux RND transporter permease subunit — protein MKPGFFIDRPVFSTVLSVLIVLVGIIGLVSLPIEQYPQITPPVVKISASYPGANAATVSQAVATPLEQELNGTPGMIYMESSSSNSGGLSITVTFDVSTDVDLAAVEVQNRVKLAEARLPAEVLQNGISVEKQAPSQLLTIALTSDDPKFNEIYLSNYATINVLDVLRRIPGVGRVSNIGSRYYGMQIWVYPDRLASFGLTVKDLQNALKDQNRESAAGELGKPPVAGVDVAIPLTAPGRLSSVSDFEEIVVRANPDGSFIRMRDVARVSLEASSYSTESGLNGSNAAILGIYMLPGANAMQVATEVKEAMKEIAKDFPEGLDYLVPFDMTEYIAESIHEVYKTLFEALFLVILVVFLSLQSWRTALIPIVAVPISLVGTFGFMLIMGFSLNMLTLLGLVLAIGIVVDDAIVVVENVERIMEQRKIGAREATHIAMKELTGALIATSLVLAAVFIPVSFLAGITGSLFRQFSVTIVVSVLISAVVALTLSPAMCAIILRPQTGRKNIVFRKINIWLNRGNKKYTRLLGVVLNRPRRIMAGFGMVLVLIFVLSKFIPSGFIPQEDQGFFTVELAMPEGTTIERTREVTERAIAYLGGHDAVEYVQNVTGSSPRVGTNQGRATLTVILKPWKERDKKVEEVMRDVQREFHDYPEISAFTTRPPVVPGLGSAGGVEFQLQARSGAEWDDLVAAVDTFRRYAAETSELASVSTSLQPEIPQLYFDVDRDQAQLLGVPMSDIFSTMKAYLGSVYVNDFNMFNRIYRVYIQADQEFRTNRDDINLFFVKTSSGSMVPLSALGKTAYTTGPGSITRFNMYTSAPMQVTPAPGRSSGQAMAAIEEIVDEHLPDNIGLAWSGLSFQEQKASGQTGKVMALVLLFVFLFLAAQYESWIVPLAVLLSLPVAALGAYLGIGALGLDQDVYFQIGLVTLMGLAAKNAILIVEFAKIQVDEGADPVAAAIHAAQLRFRPILMTSLAFVLGMLPMVIASGPGSASRHSIGTGVFFGMIFAITVGIVLVPFFFVMVYKLKERLRLPELRFPKMRLPHIHVSFREKRKKR, from the coding sequence ATGAAACCGGGATTTTTTATTGACAGACCGGTCTTTTCGACTGTTTTGTCCGTGCTGATCGTGTTGGTGGGTATCATCGGCCTCGTATCGCTGCCCATCGAGCAATATCCGCAGATTACCCCGCCCGTAGTCAAGATCAGCGCCTCTTATCCGGGAGCGAATGCCGCGACGGTGTCGCAGGCTGTCGCCACGCCGCTGGAGCAAGAGCTCAACGGCACGCCCGGCATGATTTATATGGAGTCGAGCAGTTCCAACTCGGGCGGCTTGTCGATTACGGTGACGTTCGATGTGAGCACCGATGTCGATCTGGCGGCCGTCGAGGTGCAGAACCGTGTAAAACTGGCCGAGGCACGCCTTCCGGCCGAGGTGCTCCAGAACGGTATTTCGGTCGAGAAACAGGCCCCCAGCCAATTGCTGACGATTGCGCTGACCTCGGACGACCCGAAATTCAATGAGATCTACCTGAGTAATTACGCGACGATCAATGTCCTCGACGTGTTGCGGCGTATTCCGGGCGTCGGGCGCGTGTCGAATATCGGCAGCCGGTATTACGGCATGCAGATCTGGGTTTATCCCGATCGGCTGGCCAGTTTTGGATTGACGGTGAAGGATTTGCAGAATGCGCTGAAAGACCAGAACCGCGAATCGGCCGCCGGGGAACTGGGAAAGCCGCCTGTGGCGGGTGTCGATGTAGCCATTCCGCTCACTGCGCCGGGGCGCCTGTCGTCGGTAAGCGATTTCGAAGAGATTGTAGTCCGGGCCAATCCCGACGGTTCGTTCATCCGCATGCGCGACGTTGCGCGGGTCTCGCTCGAAGCGTCGTCGTACAGCACCGAAAGCGGGCTGAACGGCAGCAATGCGGCGATCCTGGGGATCTATATGCTTCCGGGGGCCAATGCGATGCAGGTGGCCACCGAGGTGAAAGAGGCGATGAAAGAGATTGCGAAGGATTTTCCCGAAGGGCTGGATTACCTTGTCCCGTTCGATATGACCGAGTATATCGCCGAATCGATCCACGAAGTGTATAAAACGTTGTTCGAGGCGCTGTTTCTGGTGATTCTGGTCGTCTTCCTCTCGTTACAGAGCTGGCGTACGGCGTTGATCCCGATCGTCGCGGTACCGATCTCGCTGGTGGGGACTTTCGGCTTTATGCTGATCATGGGCTTCTCGCTCAACATGCTGACGCTGCTGGGACTGGTCCTCGCCATCGGTATCGTGGTGGACGATGCGATCGTTGTGGTCGAGAACGTCGAGCGCATCATGGAGCAGCGTAAGATCGGGGCACGCGAGGCGACGCACATCGCGATGAAAGAGCTGACCGGCGCGCTGATCGCCACGTCGCTGGTGCTGGCTGCCGTCTTTATTCCGGTCAGTTTCCTGGCGGGCATCACCGGTTCGCTGTTCCGGCAATTCTCGGTGACGATCGTCGTGTCCGTACTCATTTCTGCCGTCGTTGCGCTGACGCTGAGCCCGGCGATGTGCGCGATTATCCTGCGGCCGCAAACCGGGCGCAAGAATATCGTATTCCGCAAAATCAACATCTGGCTCAACCGCGGCAATAAAAAGTACACACGTCTGTTAGGTGTGGTGCTGAACCGTCCGCGCCGGATCATGGCCGGTTTCGGGATGGTGCTCGTTTTGATTTTCGTACTCAGCAAATTTATTCCTTCGGGTTTCATTCCGCAGGAAGATCAGGGTTTTTTCACCGTCGAACTGGCGATGCCCGAGGGAACGACCATTGAGCGGACGAGGGAGGTGACCGAACGTGCGATTGCTTACCTGGGTGGGCACGATGCCGTGGAGTATGTGCAGAACGTAACCGGTTCGAGTCCCCGGGTGGGTACGAACCAGGGGCGTGCGACGCTCACGGTGATCCTCAAGCCGTGGAAAGAGCGCGATAAGAAGGTCGAAGAGGTGATGCGCGACGTGCAACGCGAGTTCCACGATTATCCGGAGATCAGTGCGTTCACGACCCGTCCGCCCGTGGTGCCGGGCCTCGGTTCGGCCGGTGGCGTCGAGTTCCAGTTGCAGGCCCGTTCTGGAGCCGAGTGGGATGACCTGGTGGCGGCGGTGGATACATTCCGGCGTTATGCGGCAGAGACTTCCGAACTGGCCTCTGTCTCCACGTCGTTGCAGCCGGAGATTCCGCAGCTTTACTTCGATGTGGACCGCGATCAGGCGCAGTTGCTCGGAGTCCCGATGTCCGACATTTTCTCGACGATGAAAGCTTATCTGGGATCGGTCTATGTCAACGATTTCAACATGTTCAACCGCATCTACCGCGTATATATCCAGGCGGATCAGGAGTTCCGTACGAACCGCGACGACATCAACCTCTTCTTCGTCAAAACCTCGTCCGGTTCGATGGTGCCGCTTTCGGCACTGGGCAAGACCGCTTACACGACCGGGCCGGGCAGTATCACGCGCTTTAATATGTATACTTCGGCTCCGATGCAGGTGACACCGGCCCCCGGCCGCAGTTCGGGACAGGCGATGGCGGCGATCGAGGAGATCGTCGACGAGCACTTGCCGGACAATATAGGCTTGGCCTGGAGCGGCCTTTCGTTTCAGGAGCAAAAGGCTTCGGGACAGACCGGCAAGGTGATGGCCCTCGTGTTGCTGTTCGTTTTCCTGTTCCTTGCCGCGCAATACGAAAGCTGGATCGTGCCGCTGGCGGTGCTGTTGTCGTTGCCTGTGGCGGCGTTGGGCGCCTATTTGGGCATCGGTGCGCTGGGACTCGATCAGGATGTCTACTTCCAGATCGGTCTGGTGACGCTGATGGGGTTGGCGGCCAAAAACGCGATCCTGATCGTCGAATTCGCCAAGATACAGGTCGACGAAGGGGCCGATCCCGTTGCTGCTGCGATTCATGCCGCACAGTTGCGCTTCCGTCCTATCCTGATGACGTCGCTCGCGTTCGTACTCGGTATGTTGCCGATGGTGATCGCCTCGGGGCCCGGTTCGGCGAGCCGCCACTCGATCGGTACGGGTGTGTTCTTCGGGATGATCTTTGCGATTACGGTGGGGATCGTGCTGGTGCCGTTCTTCTTCGTGATGGTCTATAAGCTCAAGGAGCGGCTTCGCCTGCCGGAGCTTCGTTTTCCGAAAATGCGCCTGCCGCACATCCATGTCTCGTTCAGGGAGAAACGCAAAAAACGTTGA
- a CDS encoding TolC family protein, whose protein sequence is MRVLYPILLVVAVALSLFSCRVGRSFRTPELKEMPATFDEEGMTEGTTADIGWSTLYADTVLQGLISQALDHNKDMLAAAARVRELMAAKRITFAKMFPGAGMDLYGDREYLNYGGDNKKYDPELHANLTFGWEIDIWGNLRWQNEAAVAAYLQSVEAQRALRLTIVSQVAQMYFDLKALDRELSIVRQTLEARRDAVHFATLRYEGGLTSEIPYRQSLVELARTETLLPKLENEIKLKENDLSVLLGEFPAGIPRGGSDLGDVQMGTELPVDLPSSLLERRPDVRQAEQALREANAKVGVALTDMFPKLRLTANLGAENAELTDFLKSPTWFVSGALTGPLFQLGSKRAAHKAAKAAYEQQVYAYEKKILEVFKEVNNALVTYRKSREMRRSADALYRSALSYNKLAKLQYVNGVVSYMDVLDAQRQLFDSEIAVNDAILTEFTATVSLYKALGGGLER, encoded by the coding sequence ATGAGAGTCTTGTATCCTATATTACTGGTGGTCGCTGTAGCACTGAGCCTCTTTTCCTGCCGGGTGGGGCGTTCGTTCCGGACACCGGAACTGAAAGAGATGCCCGCTACGTTCGACGAAGAGGGTATGACTGAAGGAACGACTGCCGACATCGGCTGGAGTACGCTTTATGCCGATACGGTCCTGCAGGGATTGATCTCGCAGGCGCTCGACCACAACAAGGACATGCTTGCCGCAGCGGCGCGTGTCCGCGAATTGATGGCGGCCAAGCGGATCACTTTTGCAAAGATGTTTCCCGGGGCCGGAATGGACCTCTACGGCGACCGCGAATACCTCAATTACGGAGGCGATAACAAAAAATACGACCCTGAACTGCACGCGAACCTGACTTTCGGGTGGGAAATCGACATTTGGGGAAACCTGCGCTGGCAGAACGAGGCGGCCGTAGCGGCCTACCTGCAATCGGTTGAGGCGCAGCGGGCGTTGCGACTGACGATCGTTTCGCAGGTCGCGCAGATGTATTTCGACCTGAAAGCGCTCGACCGCGAACTCTCCATTGTCCGGCAGACCCTCGAAGCGCGGCGTGATGCCGTCCATTTTGCCACATTACGCTACGAGGGGGGACTTACTTCGGAAATTCCGTACCGCCAGAGCCTCGTCGAGTTGGCCCGTACCGAAACGCTGTTGCCGAAGCTCGAAAATGAGATCAAGCTCAAGGAGAACGACCTGTCGGTACTGTTGGGAGAGTTTCCTGCCGGAATTCCCCGTGGCGGAAGCGACCTGGGGGATGTGCAAATGGGCACGGAGTTGCCTGTGGACCTGCCTTCTTCGCTGTTGGAGAGGCGTCCCGACGTGCGGCAGGCCGAGCAGGCGTTGCGCGAGGCGAATGCGAAGGTGGGCGTGGCATTGACCGATATGTTCCCGAAACTGCGGCTGACCGCTAACCTCGGTGCCGAAAATGCAGAGTTGACTGATTTCCTCAAAAGCCCGACGTGGTTCGTTTCCGGTGCATTGACCGGTCCTTTGTTCCAATTGGGGAGCAAACGGGCGGCGCACAAAGCTGCCAAGGCCGCTTACGAGCAGCAGGTGTATGCTTACGAAAAGAAGATTCTCGAGGTGTTCAAAGAGGTGAACAATGCGCTGGTGACCTATCGCAAGAGCCGCGAAATGCGGCGTTCGGCCGATGCGCTGTACCGATCAGCGCTCTCTTATAACAAATTGGCCAAATTGCAATATGTAAACGGCGTGGTGAGTTATATGGACGTGCTTGACGCCCAGCGCCAGTTGTTCGACTCTGAAATCGCCGTCAACGATGCGATTCTGACCGAATTTACCGCAACGGTTTCGCTTTACAAAGCTTTGGGCGGCGGATTGGAGCGGTAG